The following nucleotide sequence is from Deltaproteobacteria bacterium.
TGCCCTGCGCCGCAGTGTGCTCGACGGTGCCATCGGGGCCTTCGATCATGATGGTGGCTTCCGCCAGTGGCTCCTCGCCCTCGCTGCGCTTCTCGTCGATGACGCGAAAACCCTTGAGCCGGAAATGCCGCACGCGCTCGTTGTGGAGGCCCTTCTGCAACAGCAGCTCGAACGACGCCTCGGCGCCCTCGAACTGATAGCCTTGATGCTCAAGGTCCTTCAGCTCGCTCAGCACGCGGCGCACGTTGAGATCGGTGCTGTCCAAATCGATGCCGTACTCCTGCGCTTTGTACACGATGTTGCCACGGCCAGAGAGATCAGACACCAGGACGCGCTGATGGTTGCCGACTAGCGCCGGATCGATGTGCTCGTAGGTCAGCGGGTTCTTCTGCACCGCGGCGACGTGAATGCCGCCTTTGTGTGCGAACGCGCTCATGCCGGTGTATGCCTGCCGTTTGTTGGGCTCGATGTTCGCCAACTCGTAGACGAAGCGCGATAGTTCCTGCAGGCGCCGTAGTTGCGCCGGCGTTACTATCTTGTACCCCATCTTGATTTGCAGGTTCGCCATCAACGAGCAGAGATTGGCGTTACCGCAGCGCTCACCGATGCCGTTGATGGTGCCCTGTACTTGCACCGCGCCGTGCTGCACCGCGATCAAGCTGTTGGCCACGGCCAGCTCGGCATCGTTGTGGCAATGAATGCCGACCGGTGTTTGCGTCATCGCCCGCACCGCATCGACCCCCGCCGCGACTTCTTCGGGCAGGCGCCCGCCGTTGGTTTCGCACAGGCACAGCAAGTCGGCACCGCCATCGGCCGCCGCCTGCACGCACTCGAGGGCGAACTCGGGATTGGCGCGAAAGCCGTCGAAGAAATGTTCGGCGTCGAAGATCACCCGATCGACGCGCTTTTTCAAAAAACTGATGGTGTCGTGGATGACCTCGAGATTTGCCGCCTTCGAAATGCGCAGATCGTCGCGTACGTGGAGATCCCAAGTCTTGCCAAAAATCGTCACCACCGGCGTCTCGGCGCGCAGCAGCATCGCCACATTGGTATCGTGCGCCGCCTTGACGTTGGCCCGGCGCGTCGATCCGAACGCCGCCACCTTGGCATGGCGCAGGGACAGTTTCTTGGCCTCTTGGAAGAACGCTTCGTCGCGCGGATTCGAGCCGGGCCAACCGCCCTCGATGTAGTCGACGCCAAATTCGTCGAGTCGCTCCGCGATGCGCAGCTTATCTTCCAACGTGAAAGCGACGTCCTCCGCCTGCGTGCCGTCGCGCAGGGTCGTGTCGTAGATCTGGATCGTGCGGCTCACGCCGGCAC
It contains:
- a CDS encoding citramalate synthase, with the protein product MSRTIQIYDTTLRDGTQAEDVAFTLEDKLRIAERLDEFGVDYIEGGWPGSNPRDEAFFQEAKKLSLRHAKVAAFGSTRRANVKAAHDTNVAMLLRAETPVVTIFGKTWDLHVRDDLRISKAANLEVIHDTISFLKKRVDRVIFDAEHFFDGFRANPEFALECVQAAADGGADLLCLCETNGGRLPEEVAAGVDAVRAMTQTPVGIHCHNDAELAVANSLIAVQHGAVQVQGTINGIGERCGNANLCSLMANLQIKMGYKIVTPAQLRRLQELSRFVYELANIEPNKRQAYTGMSAFAHKGGIHVAAVQKNPLTYEHIDPALVGNHQRVLVSDLSGRGNIVYKAQEYGIDLDSTDLNVRRVLSELKDLEHQGYQFEGAEASFELLLQKGLHNERVRHFRLKGFRVIDEKRSEGEEPLAEATIMIEGPDGTVEHTAAQGNGPVNALDKALRKALTKFYPQIDQMKLLDYKVRVLSSGTGTTASVRVLIESGDEHERWGTVGVSPNVIEASWQALVDSMEYKLYKDGKRHRRSQKAGQGAE